The Salvelinus fontinalis isolate EN_2023a chromosome 31, ASM2944872v1, whole genome shotgun sequence genome has a window encoding:
- the LOC129829696 gene encoding protein lifeguard 2-like isoform X1 — protein MTQGKLSVANKAAEAGEKQYGTSSGEAGGPPAPPTYEEATGTSEKAGLSGSPCYSGTYPGDGEMLTEFSWSDKNIRRIFIRKVYSILMIQLLVTLSIVALFTFCEPVKNYIQSNPGWYWASYAVFFVTYITLVCCPGPRRQFPWNLILLAVFTLSLSYMTGMLSSYYNTKSVVMCLGITAMVCLTVTLVSFQTKFDVTSCQGVLFTFCMVMMVSGLVLAIALPYGYVPWVHGVYGALGALLFTMFLAFDTQLLMGNKRYTISPEEYVFATLNIYLDIIYIFSFFLSLFGTERTN, from the exons ATGACCCAGGGCAAG CTTTCAGTCGCGAACAAGGCTGCTGAAGCAGGAGAGAAGCAGTATGGCACTTCAAGTGGAGAAGCAGGAGGGCCACCAGCCCCTCCCACCTATGAGGAGGCCACTGGCACAAGTGAGAAAG CGGGCCTCAGCGGCAGCCCCTGTTACAGCGGGACTTATCCTGGTGACGGGGAGATGCTAACAGAATTCAGCTGGAGTGATAAAAACATCCGGCGGATCTTTATCCGCAAG GTTTACTCCATCTTGATGATCCAACTTCTTGTCACTCTTTCTATAGTGGCTCTCTTCACATTCTG TGAACCAGTGAAGAACTACATTCAGTCCAACCCTGGATGGTACTGGGCTTCTTA TGCTGTATTCTTTGTCACATACATTACACTCGTCTGCTGTCCTGGACCAAG GAGACAGTTTCCATGGAATCTGATCCTGCTCGCCGTCTTT accctctctctctcctatatgaCAGGGATGCTATCCAG TTATTACAACACCAAGTCAGTGGTGATGTGCCTGGGCATTACTGCTATGGTCTGTCTGACCGTCACTCTCGTCAGCTTCCAAACTAAG TTTGACGTGACCTCATGCCAAGGCGTATTGTTTACCTTCTGCATGGTCATGATGGTGTCTGGACTGGTCTTGGCCATCGCCCTGCCCTACGGATAT GTGCCCTGGGTGCATGGTGTCTATGGCGCCTTGGGAGCGTTACTGTTTACCATG TTTTTGGCGTTTGACACACAGCTACTGATGGGGAACAAGCGCTACACAATAAGTCCAGAGGAATACGTCTTTGCCACTCTCAACATCTACCTAGATATTATCTACAtcttctccttcttcctgtcCCTGTTCGGAACAGAGAGGACAAACTGA
- the LOC129829696 gene encoding protein lifeguard 2-like isoform X2, translating to MTQGKLSVANKAAEAGEKQYGTSSGEAGGPPAPPTYEEATGTSEKAGLSGSPCYSGTYPGDGEMLTEFSWSDKNIRRIFIRKVYSILMIQLLVTLSIVALFTFCEPVKNYIQSNPGWYWASYAVFFVTYITLVCCPGPRRQFPWNLILLAVFTLSLSYMTGMLSSYYNTKSVVMCLGITAMVCLTVTLVSFQTKFDVTSCQGVLFTFCMVMMVSGLVLAIALPYGYVPWVHGVYGALGALLFTMPCHKRTS from the exons ATGACCCAGGGCAAG CTTTCAGTCGCGAACAAGGCTGCTGAAGCAGGAGAGAAGCAGTATGGCACTTCAAGTGGAGAAGCAGGAGGGCCACCAGCCCCTCCCACCTATGAGGAGGCCACTGGCACAAGTGAGAAAG CGGGCCTCAGCGGCAGCCCCTGTTACAGCGGGACTTATCCTGGTGACGGGGAGATGCTAACAGAATTCAGCTGGAGTGATAAAAACATCCGGCGGATCTTTATCCGCAAG GTTTACTCCATCTTGATGATCCAACTTCTTGTCACTCTTTCTATAGTGGCTCTCTTCACATTCTG TGAACCAGTGAAGAACTACATTCAGTCCAACCCTGGATGGTACTGGGCTTCTTA TGCTGTATTCTTTGTCACATACATTACACTCGTCTGCTGTCCTGGACCAAG GAGACAGTTTCCATGGAATCTGATCCTGCTCGCCGTCTTT accctctctctctcctatatgaCAGGGATGCTATCCAG TTATTACAACACCAAGTCAGTGGTGATGTGCCTGGGCATTACTGCTATGGTCTGTCTGACCGTCACTCTCGTCAGCTTCCAAACTAAG TTTGACGTGACCTCATGCCAAGGCGTATTGTTTACCTTCTGCATGGTCATGATGGTGTCTGGACTGGTCTTGGCCATCGCCCTGCCCTACGGATAT GTGCCCTGGGTGCATGGTGTCTATGGCGCCTTGGGAGCGTTACTGTTTACCATG ccctgccacaaaaggaccagctga